Part of the Nocardia farcinica genome, CGCGAGTGGTCCTTGTCCGGGGTGGGCCGCGACGCACCGACGCCGGCCAGCGCGGGTTCGGCGTTGCCGTAGACGCATTCGGGGTCGGGGCCGTCCAGCGGCAGGCCGGTGAAGAACTTCGCCGCCATGCAGCCGCCCTGGCAGGAGTCGTAGGCGGGGCAGGCGGTGCACGCGCCGCCGGTCTGCGGTTGCCGCAACCGCTCGAACAGCTCGGAGGTGTTCCACACCGACTCGAAGCCGCCGGGGTCGCGGACGTTGCCTGCCAGGAATTCGTCGTGGATGGCGAAGGGGCAGGCGTAGACGTCGCCGACCGGGTCGATCAGGCACACCACCCGGCCGGCCCCGCACAGGTTCAATCCGGGCAGGGGAGTGGAGCCCAGGGCGTTGAGGTGGAAGAACGAGTCACCGGTCAGCACCCCCTCGCCGTGGGCGACGAGCCAGTGGTAGAGCTCGAGCTGCTGCTCGGTGGTCGGATGCAGCTCGTCCCAGACGTCGGCGCCGCGGCCGGAGGGCCGCAGCCGGGTGATGCGCAGCTGGGCGCCGAAGCGGTCGGCGATGGCCTTGAACTCGTCGAGCTGGCCGACGTTGTGGCGGGTCATCACCACCGAGATCTTGAAATTCTCGAACCCGGCGTTCGCCAGGTTCTCCATCGCCCGCATCGCGGTGTCGAACGAGCCCGGCCCGCGGACCGCGTCGTTGACCTCGGCGGTGGCGCCGTCGATGGAGATCTGCACGTCCACGTAGTCGGTGGCGGCCAGCTGTTCGGCGCGGGCCGGGGTCAGCCGCACGCCGTTGGTGGAGAACTTGACGCCGACCTGATGGTCCACGGCGTAGTCGAGCAGCTCCCAGAAGTCCGACCGGACCGTCGGCTCACCGCCGCCGATGTTGACGTAGAAGACCTGCATCCGCTGCAGCTCGTCGATGACCGCCTTGGCTTCCTCGGTCGTGAGTTCGCGGGGGTCGCGTCGTCCCGAGGACGACAGGCAATGCGAGCACGCGAGATTGCACGCGTAGGTCAGCTCCCACGTCAGGCAGATCGGGGCGTCCAGACCGTACTTGAAGTGCTCCACCAATTTCATTGCTACTCCTGTCCGTCGCCGTCGGTCTCCCGGGGGCGGATCGTGCCCGCCTGGCAGAGGCTCGCGAGGGCGCGCAGATAGCCGGGGTGCTGCTCGGCCGGAACCCCGGCCGCCGCCAGCGCCGCGACAGCGGTCGGTTGGCCGGCCAGTTCTCGGACGACGGTGACCAGCTCGGGGGTCTTCAGGAACGACAGTCGCCGCGTGACGAAGTCGTACACCAGCGCGCCGAACGGTTCCGGCCGGATCGAGACCGTCGGCGCGAGGGCGTAGGCACGAGCTGGGTCGAAGGTGTCAGTAGACACCGCACATGCCGTCGATAGAGACCTCCTCGATGAGGGTTTCGTCCACCGCCGCCGAGTTGTCCACCTGATCCATCGAGCGCTCGGTCATGATCACCACTCCTTCGTCGTGTTCGGGTTGTGTGATGGAGACTATAATGTCACTCGATGACATATTGGAAGCCCCGGTTTGCCCGTGCCGGAAATGGGGCTTCGCAGGTCGAGCAGTGGGGAGGATGTGTCGGGCACCACGCCGCTGCCGGTCCGGCGTGGCTCGACGTGAGACCGCGAGCGAAGGATGCGGGAGCGGTGCGCCTATCGCTCCGTCCGGGAGCGATAGGTCACACTCTCGCCCGTCCATCGCTCCCATGTGGAAGAGTGGTCGGGGAGACCGGGTTTTCGCAGTGTTTTCCCGGCTCGCCTACAGAAAAGATCGAAATCAGCATGGCTCAAGGCAGCGTGAAGTGGTTCAACGGCGAGAAGGGCTTCGGCTTCATCGCCCAAGACGGAGGCGGTCCTGACGTCTTCGTGCATTACTCGGCCATCGGTGGCACGGGTTTCAAGACCCTCGATGAGGGGCAGCGCGTGGAGTTCGAGATCGGGCAGGGCCAGAAGGGCCCGCAGGCTCAGGATGTCCGCGCCATCTGATCGAGCGTGACGTGTTGGCTCCGCACCGGAACGGTGCGGAGCCTTTTCGTTTGTCCGGCACGATCGGTCCGGGCCTGATCGTGCGCGTCGCCGCGGTGCTCACTCGCGGGGGAAGATCCACGGCAGTTCCAGCGCGTATTCCAGGTCCGCGCGAGTTCCCAAGGTGGTCAACAGGACTCGGATCATGGTCAGTCGCGCGGGGGCGAGGACGTCCGGGTCCGGTTCCTCGCCCGGCGCGGTGGCCGCCGACAAGCGGTAGACCACGTATTCGCACAGGTGCAGGGCGGCGTCGAGGTCCAGAGGGGTGGGGACCGGCCGTCCCAGTTCGACGAACTTCTCCCGCACCGTCGTGCGGATGTCCTCCAGCGCCCGCTCCCGGTATGCCGACACCGGGGAGGCCGGGTCGTGGAGTTCGGCGAACAGCGGCCGCAGCATCGGGCCGTGGCCACGGGCCCAGCCGACGAAGGCGTCGATGAGGCGGATGCCCAGCTGCACGGGTTCGTCGGAGCCGGTGAGCGCGTCCCGGATGCCGCCGACCAGGCCCTCGTTGGAGCGGGTGAGCAGCACGTGCAGCGGTTCCTCGGCGTTGCCGAAGTAGCGGTAGAAGGTGGGCCGGGCCAGGCCGGCCTGCTCGATGATCTGGGCGACGCTCAGGCCGCGCGACCCGTTGCGGGTGAAGACGGCCGCGGTCGCGGCGACGATCCTGGCGCGTACTTCCTCGGCCTGCTCCCTGGTCTGGCGCGGGCGGCCGCGCCTCGCGGAGGTGACCTCGGACATGGTGATTCCTCACGAGACGACGGCGGTGGCAGCGGTGCGCCGCCACGGAGAGCTTGACAGGCAGCGCCTTCCAGCTATTAATCTAACACCACTGTTCAGTTAAACCTGACGCCTCCGTCTCCCGAGAACCCACGAGAGGGCCGCCGATGCCGACCGCCCCCCTGCCTGCCCTCGACTCCGCGCTGCCCGCCGACCTGGTGAAGCCGTTGCTGGACCGCGCCGTCGCGGGCGGCGCGGGCACGGTCGAGATGTTCGCGCCCGCCACCGGGCGCAAGATCGCCGATCTGCCCCAGTCCGCCACCGCCGACATCGAGCGGGCCTTCGCCACCGCGCGGGCGGCCCAGCGCGAGTGGGCCCGGCGACCGGTGCGCGAGCGGGTCGCGGTGCTGCGCCGCCTGCACGACATCGTGCTCGCCGAGCAGGACACCATCCTCGACATCGTGCAGACCGAGACCGGCAAGTCGCGGGCACACGCGTTCGACGAGGTCGCCGACGTGGCGGTGAACGCGCGGTACTACGCCTCGGTCGCCGAGCGGCTGCTGGCGCCCCGCAAGCCGCGCGGTGTCATGCCGGTGCTCACCCAGGTCGACGTGCTGCACCGGCCGAAGGGTGTGGTCGCGGTGATCTCGCCGTGGAACTACCCGCTGGCACTGGCCGCCTCCGACGCGCTGCCCGCCCTGGTCGCTGGCAACGCCGTGATCGCCCGCCCGGACAATCAGACCGCGCTCACCGCGCTGTGGGCGATCGACGCCGCCGAGCGGGCCGGACTGCCGAAGGGGCTGTGGCAGGCGGTGCTCGGCCGGGGGTCGGTGATCGGCGGCGAGGTGATCGCGCGCGCCGACTACGTCGACTACACCGGTTCCAGTGCGACCGGACGCACCATCGCCCAGCAGGCGGGGGAGCGGCTGATCGGCTACTCGCTCGAACTCGGCGGCAAGAATCCGCTGCTGGTGCTCGACGACGCCGACGTGACGCGCGCGGCCAAGATCGCGGTGCGGGCGTGCTTCGCCTCGGCGGGGCAGCTGTGCGAGTCGATCGAGCGGATCTACGTGCACGAGGCGGTGCACGACCGGTTCGTCGAGGAGTTCGTCGGCCACGTCCGGTCGATCCGGCTCGGCGGTGCCCTCGACTACAGTGCCGACATGGGGTCGTTGACCTTCCAGCGCCAGCTCGACACCGTGCGGGCCCACGTCGACGACGCGGTCGCCAAGGGCGCGACCGTGCTGGCCGGTGGGCGCGCCCGCCCGGATCTGGGCCCCTACTTCTACGAACCGACGGTGCTCACCGACGTGACCGAGGAGATGACGGTCTACCGGGAGGAGACCTTCGGACCGGTCGTCTCGATCTACCGGGTCGCCGACGAGCACGCCGCGGTCGAGGCCGCCAACGACACCCCCTACGGACTCAATGCCAGCGTGTGGACCAGGGATGCCGAGCGCGGCCGCCGCGTCGCCGCCCGCATCCGCGCCGGGTCGGTGAACGTCAACGAGGGCTTCATCGCCGCCTGGGGCAGCGCCGACGCGCCGTCGGGCGGGCTCGGTATCTCCGGCAACGGCCGCAGGCACGGCCCGGAGGGGCTGCTGAAGTACGTCGACACCCAGACCATCGCGGTGCAGCGGGTGCTGCCGATCGCGCCGCTGCCCGGCATGTCCGAGCAGTTGTGGGCCAAGACGATGACGCTCTACCTGGGCGTCATGAAGAAGCTGCGCCAGAAGTGAGAGGACGCCGTATGAAACTGGAGACGGTTGCGGGCAAGAAGGTGCTCGTCACCGGCGCCGCCATGGGCCTGGGCAAGTTGTTCGCCGAGCGCGCGGTCCGCGAGGGCGCGGCCGCGGTGGTGCTGTGGGACATCAACGAGCCGGCCCTGAAGGAGACCGCCGAGGGCATGACCGGGCGCGGCACGCAGATCCACACCCAGGTGGTCGACGTGTCCGACCGGGAGGCGATCGTGGCGGCGGCGGCCACCACCCGCGAAACCGTCGGCGACATCGACGTGCTGGTGAACAACGCGGGCATCGTGCGCGGCAACACCTACTTCTGGGAGACCGAGAACGTCGCCGACATCGAGAAGACGATGGCGATCAACTCGCTCGCCCCGATGTACGTCACGCTCG contains:
- the mftC gene encoding mycofactocin radical SAM maturase (MftC is a radical SAM/SPASM enzyme that catalyzes the first two steps in biosynthesis of the electron carrier mycofactocin from the terminal Val-Tyr dipeptide of the precursor peptide MftA.); amino-acid sequence: MKLVEHFKYGLDAPICLTWELTYACNLACSHCLSSSGRRDPRELTTEEAKAVIDELQRMQVFYVNIGGGEPTVRSDFWELLDYAVDHQVGVKFSTNGVRLTPARAEQLAATDYVDVQISIDGATAEVNDAVRGPGSFDTAMRAMENLANAGFENFKISVVMTRHNVGQLDEFKAIADRFGAQLRITRLRPSGRGADVWDELHPTTEQQLELYHWLVAHGEGVLTGDSFFHLNALGSTPLPGLNLCGAGRVVCLIDPVGDVYACPFAIHDEFLAGNVRDPGGFESVWNTSELFERLRQPQTGGACTACPAYDSCQGGCMAAKFFTGLPLDGPDPECVYGNAEPALAGVGASRPTPDKDHSRTGRARKSVTLGLPSLGPVRTSVPDRACDTDPLAGLRR
- a CDS encoding TetR/AcrR family transcriptional regulator — its product is MSEVTSARRGRPRQTREQAEEVRARIVAATAAVFTRNGSRGLSVAQIIEQAGLARPTFYRYFGNAEEPLHVLLTRSNEGLVGGIRDALTGSDEPVQLGIRLIDAFVGWARGHGPMLRPLFAELHDPASPVSAYRERALEDIRTTVREKFVELGRPVPTPLDLDAALHLCEYVVYRLSAATAPGEEPDPDVLAPARLTMIRVLLTTLGTRADLEYALELPWIFPRE
- a CDS encoding succinic semialdehyde dehydrogenase; translation: MPTAPLPALDSALPADLVKPLLDRAVAGGAGTVEMFAPATGRKIADLPQSATADIERAFATARAAQREWARRPVRERVAVLRRLHDIVLAEQDTILDIVQTETGKSRAHAFDEVADVAVNARYYASVAERLLAPRKPRGVMPVLTQVDVLHRPKGVVAVISPWNYPLALAASDALPALVAGNAVIARPDNQTALTALWAIDAAERAGLPKGLWQAVLGRGSVIGGEVIARADYVDYTGSSATGRTIAQQAGERLIGYSLELGGKNPLLVLDDADVTRAAKIAVRACFASAGQLCESIERIYVHEAVHDRFVEEFVGHVRSIRLGGALDYSADMGSLTFQRQLDTVRAHVDDAVAKGATVLAGGRARPDLGPYFYEPTVLTDVTEEMTVYREETFGPVVSIYRVADEHAAVEAANDTPYGLNASVWTRDAERGRRVAARIRAGSVNVNEGFIAAWGSADAPSGGLGISGNGRRHGPEGLLKYVDTQTIAVQRVLPIAPLPGMSEQLWAKTMTLYLGVMKKLRQK
- a CDS encoding cold-shock protein, which encodes MAQGSVKWFNGEKGFGFIAQDGGGPDVFVHYSAIGGTGFKTLDEGQRVEFEIGQGQKGPQAQDVRAI
- the mftA gene encoding mycofactocin precursor MftA (Mycofactocin is a small molecule electron carrier derived from the final two amino acids, Val-Tyr, of MftA, the mycofactocin precursor. It plays a role in redox homeostasis and the metabolism of alcohols and aldehydes in Actinobacteria, including Mycobacterium tuberculosis.) encodes the protein MDQVDNSAAVDETLIEEVSIDGMCGVY
- the mftB gene encoding mycofactocin biosynthesis chaperone MftB (MftB, a small protein, is a peptide chaperone that assists the radical SAM enzyme MftC in performing two modifications to the C-terminal Val-Tyr dipeptide of the mycofactocin precursor peptide, MftA. MftB's role is analogous to the role of PqqD in the biosynthesis of PQQ, a cofactor that derives entirely from a Tyr and a Glu in the precursor PqqA.), which produces MSTDTFDPARAYALAPTVSIRPEPFGALVYDFVTRRLSFLKTPELVTVVRELAGQPTAVAALAAAGVPAEQHPGYLRALASLCQAGTIRPRETDGDGQE